TACGGTGGTGAAGGAGATCGGAACCAAGGAAGATCCGTCGTTCCCTGGAGATGGGTTTGGAGCTAGAACATTAACTAAGTCGGGTCCAGCAGCTGCAACAGCTCCTCCTGGAGCAAGACCTGGTACAAATAATGATTCCATGTTAAGAAATTTTAATCAATCACATAAACACCTCAAAATGAAATTATGACCACTAATTATAATTTCGGTCAAatatctacaattttttttgtcaaaaatctttacaaatttattaaaagggTTTCTAAAGTATAAACGGAAGTACAGAACCTAGATGGTCCCAAAATATCAAccaatataataataaatttttatttggcATTTAATATCAGAAAACAACATTGCATGAGACAAAattcagataaaaaaataagaaaataatcaaaatcaaacaaagGAGAAACATAAAATACCTGGAGCCATAGTAGGAGCGACGGACACtgccaacaaaataaaatataaattaaaaaagttcTGATTACcaaattcacaaaaatatattcttagcTGAACTAAAAATGATGTAAATAAACATAgatctaaaaatctaaaaaaaaaagaatctaaagTACAAAAAGGTTAATAAAGTAATAGATCTTACATCCACAAGCAGCGATAGAAGGAGCGTGAAGCTTGCATGCAGCGGGAAGTGTAGTTGCTTTAGTCATGTTCAAGGTAACGCCTAGAGAAGCGCTGCTTTTAAACGCCTCACAGAGACACTCTGCGTCGGTCTTGAGCACCGTCTTAAGCCCGTTGCAGCACGAACTAGCCGGCTTAGCCTCCGTGCCTCCAGCGGAAACGAAAGACAAACAATCAGCCATGTTGAGTATGAGCATCGAACAGTCTACGGCAGGAGCTGGAGCCGCAGTGTGGTGATGAGAAGCGCCAAGAACGATAGGGATGGAGAGAAGGAGTATGAAAAGAAAAGGTGTCAAGGTAGAGAAGGGAGTGGCCATTGTgagtttcttctctctctcttttttgctCTTTGGGTGTTTATGAGAGATGTGAGAAAGGAGTTTTAATGGAGAAGAAGTGTGTGGTGGAGACTTTGAAGAgtaaagaggaggaagaagaaagggCAAGGGGGTATTTGTAGGTCGGTTGCTTTGGATGTGGCGCATAAACGATGACGTTTTGTGTATGTGTCATGCATTTTCATATGGATGCGTGATCGTGGGTCTATGCGAAGAGAGATCTGGCCTTTCATCTTTcctttgttgttgttattagAACTGTGTgttctttattttttgtcatatttCAAGAaactttattagttttatatttcttactacaaaaacaaatataaatggGTTAATTAGAGATTTTAAACCCAAATACAGTGTACTTTTTGCCAAAATTTCCATTTATGAacattattataattaaaatcaaagcAAATAGTATTAACCATTATGAGAATCGAAAATTTGAAAggaaaaaattaaacatttttataattaaaatcaaaatgcaAATAGTAATAACCATTATGAGAATCGAAAATTTGAAaggaaaaatgaaatttgaaaggaaaaatgaaaattacacTTTCAAATTACCCTTTTGGGTTTGTTCTAGAACTTTATTGAAGGAAaggttttgttttcaaaattcatCTTCACTTGAGATTTAACATTTTCAATTTGTATGTGGCCGCGGATGACTATTCCATGACTCCATGCATTGGTGAATTATTGTGTCACTTATGGTACTTCATCGTTTGTTTGTCATTTTACTGTTGTTTTAGTGGCTAAAATATACGTGCGTGAAGTTCTGAAATGGGTATTGGACATTGGACATATGATTTTCATGACTTTCCACCTCTCATAACTCCTAGTTTAACTTATTGTTGGAAAATATGTCGATTCACTCGAGATCATCATCACAAACCAGGTCCTATAGTCAAACTACAGCCCAAACATAACAAATAGAGGAACACGTTACTTAATCTGCACGATTCACCAAAATAGAAGAGCTTCTTGTTTCTGCTTGGAAATTTAATTTGGAAGGTAGAGAAGTAAATGACATATCACATACGTATTGACTCACTCTTTACCTCAACGCATGCACCTCTATACATACTTGTAATGATTTTCCATTGTATGTTAAAAGCATCAGATCTTATTTCCCAAAGTAAGAGATTCTTGTTGGTGATCTGGTTGACGTGTAAAGATCACAGTATCGAAACTATGCGGATCTATAAGAAGAATATCAACGGtagaaatgaaaaacaaatgtTCCTTTTCACCTTTTTTCCATGAAATCAAGCTAATCTCAAATACAATTGTGTTTAACCCTTAATACTAGTATCTAAACTTGATACACATTCGTCGACATAAtctctttgaagtttcatcCTCTGTGATTACGTTTTGAGCTAATATAAGTTCATTTTACAGCTCTTTCACAAAACCTATATAATATCGAAAAGATAGTAGACATTCATCAATAGGTACATCTCTATCACTTACAAAAGATAGTATTAACCGCATCTTACCTTTTGTTGTTATGTTTAGATTAGTAAAGCGCTGTAAAGTTTATcgatatttttccaaatttcgTTTGCGAACATAATCACTCTTTTAAAAATCTACATataaactaaacaatttttaagaAGTCATTTATATAAGTTCTGCTATAAAATTTTCTggttataaaaagtttaaagcATTATACTATCATTAATAACgtttttcaaaccttttccatgTTTGGgtggaatcttttttttttaagagcatctccaactcataACACTATTTTGTGTCAAAACCACACTATTTTAATGCAATTTTAGCAGTAAAAAGAGTTATTTTCCAACCGTAACACCAAACTTCACactaaaaagttattttataatattatatgtatttatctttttatttcttatttatttatttgtaagttttattaataaaataagtgaATAGTGTTTTATTGAAGTGAATAGTGTTTTGGTGTGGTGAATAGTgtcacaccaaatttggtgtgaaATTATAGTGTTACACTAAAACAATGTAATTTTTGCAGTCCCAGTGGAGATGGTTTTGGTGTAAAAACTACACTAAAATAGTGTTTTGCAGTTCTATTGGAGATGGCCTAAGAAAGTTGTGGATCTATCAAATTTAAAGTGCAGTGAAGTTATTATTCGAAATTCATATCGTTTACTCTCTTTGTTCCTAAATATAAGACgtgtagaatattttttttgttccaaaatGTAAGATGttcttatatttctatataactttaattttatcaaaaactgtgtaaccaatcaaatttaatagttttattttgtaatgGGTCAAatagtttttagtttataatttttaatatttttagataaaaagtAAATTTCTTAATAAATGTGCTTTACCTAAAACATCTAATATTTAGGAGTGGAGGGAGTATTATATTATCATGATTGGGCCGTATGTTAGAAGCCCACTTATCCGGGCCTGATAGTTAAGTTTGAACTCCCTTCGTGGCCCGTTGAAAAGAATACAGAAAACAAAACCACCCCATAACTTCCATCATTTTCCAAATTGCCccataataaaataattgttagtTCTGAGATTCTTTTGGTTTATGTACAGTTGAACTCGAGACAAGTAATGTAGAATCTGTGTGGTCACTGTTATATGATGGTTGAGTACGTTGATCATATATATGACCGATCACAGGCTTGAACATTGAAGTTAGGAGACTTTCGGATTCCAAAAGTCTAAGAGACTAGAATATTCAGAAGTTATAACCTATAAACTTAGTTATGAATTGATAATCATTACTGAGATTagttttcattaatcaaaaaaatcaaaactttccTTCCTTTGATAATTCGTTCATGCAAACACCTTACGTACTAGagtgagaaaaaaacaaatgacaaattttatttattacataatacATTCATGTTATAGAGTACAATCTTACACTTGACAACGTAAACATCAACCACAAAATGCTAATCACAAGCTTATTGTatcaaacaaattattattagtaaaccaaatcataaatttaaaccaaaccacaGTGTTGTGCTTTCATTCACTTTCTTAGTTGATCGCAGAGCAAACCCTACGAATCTCCCCATCTGATCCTGTCTTGACTTCTATAAGACTCATCTTGACCATAGAATTCCCGAATTCTGCTCCGAACCTCAAGGATGGTCTACGTAAGCCTAATAAACGTTCTATGATGGCTCGTGTCTCGGGGTCATTCCACAAGACTAGATCGGACTGTAGAACCACGCGGTTTGACCTCACTTTACTTAGGAACGATGTGTCAAACCTGCCAGCACTACCTTCGTCTAAGTCGACTCGGGCTGATGCGTCTCCAGCTTGAGGGCATCGAGCCTGAACCAATGGTACGAAAGTCGGATCAATTGATGGGTCGGGTTGTCCTGTGCCGTTGAAGTTAAAGAATCTGCCTCTCACCAAACCGCAACCAGCTGTTCCTATTGTGTGTCCGCCTAGTGAAACCAAAAACTCGTTAAAATTAGTATTAGCTAGTTGGATCGAACGAGTATAGataagtagtttttttttttctgaaagctTACACGATATAATATATCTTTTACATACGGAAAACTGTCTTTATTACATAAGAACATTTCCATAAaggtataaaaatattgaattttgaaACTATAATATGGATCTAATGgattttgaattatttatttacatagTTTATATACACTCTAAAATATGCATTTGCCTCAATcatgtttatttttgctttGTCAGTGTCATTTCATGTTTGTCAACTACAAAAATGCATTAGAAATTGAATGTAATGATAACATACCAACAAGAGTTACGAGGTCTAATGTGTTAAGAGTTTTAGCAGCAAAGTCTCGCTTCTGTTTGTCCACTGCATCGTTTGGTCCGGGTAAGATCACGTCTGAGGCTTGCGAAATACGGCCGTCTAGACGTCCCAATGGCACTCGCCAGCTTTGCCCACCAGTCTGCATCGCCCAAGTTTCAATACGTTagatagttatatatatttttttaagagtattagttatatatttatacgtGCGTGTAACTATTTAAACCAAAATAGtaactaatttaaaaatataataccaaAACAACGGCGTCACGAGCAGCAAGGGTGAGGATATCAGCACAAGAGACAATTCCAGGACACGCAGCCTCAAGCCTAGTCTTAGCCTCTTCAATAGCTTCAAACCCTCTCAATGAACGGTTTGGACCAGCGGTTCTCTCCGTGTTGTTACCAGCGATGAGAACCGAGCCATCGCAGCCACGAACAAAGCAATCGTGAAAATGCATACGCAAAATCCCGGGTGCATTAGCCGGGTTAGACTGGACATGTTGTCGAACAACCGATGCCACAATGGACTCTACGTTTCGGCAACTATTTCCATAGAACCCAACACGCGGTCTTTGACCACCACCACGGCTCGAGCCACTGTTTCCTTGTGCAGCTACAGCTGCAACCAATACTAAAAACGTTACTAGAATGAATAGTAGATTATAACCACGACccattttgtgtttttgataATACTAATCAAGAAAGTGTTTGAGCTTTGCTAAAGTTGTTATTGTCTGTTGTGTGTTTTGAGTTTCGGGTTAAAGGGG
This DNA window, taken from Raphanus sativus cultivar WK10039 unplaced genomic scaffold, ASM80110v3 Scaffold0544, whole genome shotgun sequence, encodes the following:
- the LOC130502407 gene encoding non-specific lipid transfer protein GPI-anchored 31-like — translated: MATPFSTLTPFLFILLLSIPIVLGASHHHTAAPAPAVDCSMLILNMADCLSFVSAGGTEAKPASSCCNGLKTVLKTDAECLCEAFKSSASLGVTLNMTKATTLPAACKLHAPSIAACGLSVAPTMAPGLAPGGAVAAAGPDLVNVLAPNPSPGNDGSSLVPISFTTVLSAAFFLLFLSRV
- the LOC108807169 gene encoding peroxidase 69, yielding MGRGYNLLFILVTFLVLVAAVAAQGNSGSSRGGGQRPRVGFYGNSCRNVESIVASVVRQHVQSNPANAPGILRMHFHDCFVRGCDGSVLIAGNNTERTAGPNRSLRGFEAIEEAKTRLEAACPGIVSCADILTLAARDAVVLTGGQSWRVPLGRLDGRISQASDVILPGPNDAVDKQKRDFAAKTLNTLDLVTLVGGHTIGTAGCGLVRGRFFNFNGTGQPDPSIDPTFVPLVQARCPQAGDASARVDLDEGSAGRFDTSFLSKVRSNRVVLQSDLVLWNDPETRAIIERLLGLRRPSLRFGAEFGNSMVKMSLIEVKTGSDGEIRRVCSAIN